One window of the Papaver somniferum cultivar HN1 unplaced genomic scaffold, ASM357369v1 unplaced-scaffold_115, whole genome shotgun sequence genome contains the following:
- the LOC113328991 gene encoding protein EARLY RESPONSIVE TO DEHYDRATION 15-like isoform X1: MLMDIMSAPTLSTSSLNPNAPLFVPRAYQAVEDYSDEWWELIQSSPWFRDYWLKECFQDPSQYSPSSDDLYHLNNMDEAVFDAFTNQDEDDVEDQAEEVEKNYYKDLISFGVLKWRKSQGLAEKSPKYEKAPKFVKMQVNPRPIQQPR, from the exons ATGTTAATGGATATTATGTCAGCTCCAACATTGTCAACCTCATCACTGAATCCTAATGCTCCATTGTTTGTACCAAGAGCTTACCAAGCAGTTGAGGATTACTCAGATGAATGGTGGGAACTCATTCAATCATCTCCATGGTTCCGTGATTACTGGCTCAAAGAATGTTTCCAAGATCCTTCTCAGTACTCTCCTTCTTCAGATGATCTTTATCATCTGAATAACATGGATGAAGCTGTCTTTGATGCATTCACTAATC aagatgaggatgatgtgGAAGATCAAGCGGAAGAAGTAGAGAAGAATTACTACAAGGATCTGATATCATTTGGAGTACTGAAATGGAGGAAATCTCAAGGTCTTGCTGAGAAAAGCCCCAAGTATGAGAAAGCGCCTAAGTTTGTTAAGATGCAGGTTAACCCAAGGCCTATCCAGCAACCTAGGTAG
- the LOC113328991 gene encoding protein EARLY RESPONSIVE TO DEHYDRATION 15-like isoform X2, translating to MLMDIMSAPTLSTSSLNPNAPLFVPRAYQAVEDYSDEWWELIQSSPWFRDYWLKECFQDPSQYSPSSDDLYHLNNMDEAVFDAFTNHEDDVEDQAEEVEKNYYKDLISFGVLKWRKSQGLAEKSPKYEKAPKFVKMQVNPRPIQQPR from the exons ATGTTAATGGATATTATGTCAGCTCCAACATTGTCAACCTCATCACTGAATCCTAATGCTCCATTGTTTGTACCAAGAGCTTACCAAGCAGTTGAGGATTACTCAGATGAATGGTGGGAACTCATTCAATCATCTCCATGGTTCCGTGATTACTGGCTCAAAGAATGTTTCCAAGATCCTTCTCAGTACTCTCCTTCTTCAGATGATCTTTATCATCTGAATAACATGGATGAAGCTGTCTTTGATGCATTCACTAATC atgaggatgatgtgGAAGATCAAGCGGAAGAAGTAGAGAAGAATTACTACAAGGATCTGATATCATTTGGAGTACTGAAATGGAGGAAATCTCAAGGTCTTGCTGAGAAAAGCCCCAAGTATGAGAAAGCGCCTAAGTTTGTTAAGATGCAGGTTAACCCAAGGCCTATCCAGCAACCTAGGTAG